One window of the Aquipuribacter sp. SD81 genome contains the following:
- the typA gene encoding translational GTPase TypA: protein MRNVAIVAHVDHGKTTLVDAMLWQSGSFTAHQAETDSVRERVMDSGDLEREKGITILAKNTAIRYRGPAAAAHGAPDGVTINIVDTPGHADFGGEVERGLSMVDGVLLLVDASEGPLPQTRFVLRKALQAHLPIVVVVNKVDRPDSRIAEVVDETFDLMLDVADGTGVDEEQLLETPVVYAVARDGKASLTRPEDRTELDSDSLEPLFDVLLRSIPAPVDSREAVLQAHVTNLDASPFLGRLALCRVRSGTIRKNDQLAWCRTDGSVQRVKVSELLMTEALERVPVESAGAGDLIAVAGISEIMIGETLSDAEDPRPLPLITVDEPAISMTIGTNTSPLTGRVRGSKVTARLVKDRLDKELVGNVSLRVLPTERPDAWEVQGRGELALAVLVEQMRREGYELTVGKPQVVTREVDGKLHEPYEHMTIDVPEEHLGVVTQLLAVRKGRMEQMSNHGTGWVRMEFKVPSRGLIGFRTQFLTDTRGTGIAHHVFDSYGPWAGDMVTRQNGSLVADRTGVATSFAMFNLQERGTMFVEPATEVYEGMIVGENARTDDMDVNITKEKKLTNMRSATGDELERLVPPRLLSLEQALEFCRDDECVEITPEAIRLRKVELSQVVRGRTRSRAKQLT from the coding sequence CTGCGCAACGTCGCGATCGTCGCGCACGTCGACCACGGCAAGACGACGCTCGTCGACGCGATGCTGTGGCAGTCCGGCTCCTTCACCGCCCACCAGGCCGAGACCGACTCCGTGCGCGAGCGCGTCATGGACTCCGGCGACCTGGAGCGCGAGAAGGGCATCACGATCCTCGCGAAGAACACCGCCATCCGGTACCGCGGGCCGGCGGCCGCGGCGCACGGGGCGCCCGACGGCGTGACGATCAACATCGTCGACACCCCCGGCCACGCCGACTTCGGCGGGGAGGTGGAGCGCGGCCTGTCGATGGTCGACGGCGTCCTGCTCCTCGTCGACGCGAGCGAGGGCCCGCTGCCGCAGACCCGATTCGTGCTCCGCAAGGCGCTGCAGGCGCACCTGCCGATCGTGGTCGTCGTCAACAAGGTCGACCGGCCGGACTCCCGGATCGCGGAGGTCGTCGACGAGACGTTCGACCTCATGCTCGACGTGGCCGACGGCACGGGCGTCGACGAGGAGCAGCTGCTCGAGACCCCCGTGGTCTACGCGGTCGCGCGCGACGGCAAGGCCTCGCTCACCCGCCCCGAGGACCGCACCGAGCTCGACTCGGACTCCCTCGAGCCGCTCTTCGACGTGCTGCTGCGCAGCATCCCGGCGCCGGTCGACAGCCGGGAGGCGGTGCTGCAGGCGCACGTCACCAACCTCGACGCCTCGCCGTTCCTCGGCCGGCTCGCGCTGTGCCGGGTCCGCTCGGGCACGATCCGCAAGAACGACCAGCTCGCGTGGTGCCGCACCGACGGCAGCGTGCAGCGGGTCAAGGTGTCCGAGCTGCTCATGACAGAGGCGCTGGAGCGCGTCCCGGTGGAGTCCGCGGGCGCGGGCGACCTCATCGCCGTCGCGGGGATCTCCGAGATCATGATCGGCGAGACGCTGTCCGACGCCGAGGACCCCCGCCCGCTCCCGCTCATCACGGTCGACGAGCCGGCGATCTCCATGACGATCGGCACGAACACCTCCCCGCTCACCGGCCGCGTCCGCGGCTCGAAGGTGACGGCGCGCCTGGTCAAGGACCGCCTCGACAAGGAGCTCGTCGGCAACGTGTCGCTGCGCGTGCTGCCGACCGAGCGCCCGGACGCGTGGGAGGTCCAGGGCCGCGGCGAGCTCGCCCTCGCCGTGCTCGTCGAGCAGATGCGGCGCGAGGGCTACGAGCTGACGGTCGGCAAGCCGCAGGTCGTGACGCGCGAGGTCGACGGCAAGCTCCACGAGCCGTACGAGCACATGACGATCGACGTGCCGGAGGAGCACCTCGGCGTCGTCACCCAGCTGCTCGCGGTGCGCAAGGGCCGCATGGAGCAGATGAGCAACCACGGCACCGGGTGGGTGCGCATGGAGTTCAAGGTGCCCAGCCGCGGCCTCATCGGCTTCCGCACCCAGTTCCTCACCGACACCCGCGGGACGGGCATCGCCCACCACGTGTTCGACTCCTACGGCCCGTGGGCCGGGGACATGGTGACCCGTCAGAACGGCTCGCTCGTCGCCGACCGGACCGGCGTCGCCACGAGCTTCGCGATGTTCAACCTGCAGGAGCGCGGGACGATGTTCGTCGAGCCCGCGACCGAGGTGTACGAGGGCATGATCGTCGGCGAGAACGCCCGCACCGACGACATGGACGTCAACATCACCAAGGAGAAGAAGCTCACCAACATGCGCAGCGCCACCGGCGACGAGCTCGAGCGGCTGGTGCCGCCGCGGCTGCTGAGCCTCGAGCAGGCGCTCGAGTTCTGCCGCGACGACGAGTGCGTCGAGATCACGCCCGAGGCGATCCGGCTGCGCAAGGTCGAGCTGAGCCAGGTCGTGCGCGGCCGCACCCGCAGCCGGGCCAAGCAGCTCACCTGA
- a CDS encoding SDR family NAD(P)-dependent oxidoreductase, giving the protein MSTVLITGATRGLGRETARQLVARGHDVWVAARDPERGREAADELGARVVRLDVTDEASVVAAAEHVAAATGGSLDVLVNNAGVAGAHTPVPDVTAEDVEEVHAVNVLGPVRVLRAFLPLLRRSAAGVVVNVSSGLGSHTVTSDPGRVESTFQAPAYTSSKAALNMLTAQWAAALPDLRVNAVDPGWTATEFNGHSGPQTVEEGAEVIVAMATIGADGPTGTYRDRHGPLGW; this is encoded by the coding sequence ATGTCCACCGTCCTCATCACAGGAGCCACCAGGGGCCTCGGCCGCGAGACCGCCCGACAGCTCGTCGCACGCGGCCACGACGTCTGGGTCGCGGCACGCGACCCAGAGCGCGGGCGAGAGGCCGCCGACGAGCTCGGGGCGCGTGTCGTCCGGCTCGACGTCACGGACGAGGCCTCCGTCGTCGCCGCGGCCGAGCACGTCGCCGCGGCGACGGGCGGGTCCCTCGACGTGCTCGTCAACAACGCCGGCGTCGCCGGGGCGCACACACCCGTGCCGGACGTCACGGCCGAGGACGTCGAGGAGGTGCACGCGGTCAACGTCCTCGGCCCGGTCCGGGTCCTCCGCGCGTTCCTGCCGCTGCTGCGTCGCTCGGCGGCCGGCGTGGTCGTCAACGTGTCGAGCGGGCTGGGCTCGCACACGGTGACCTCGGACCCCGGCCGGGTCGAGAGCACCTTCCAGGCGCCCGCGTACACGTCGTCCAAGGCGGCCCTCAACATGCTCACCGCCCAGTGGGCGGCGGCCCTCCCGGACCTGCGTGTCAACGCCGTCGACCCCGGCTGGACCGCCACCGAGTTCAACGGCCACAGCGGGCCGCAGACCGTCGAGGAGGGCGCCGAGGTCATCGTCGCCATGGCGACGATCGGCGCCGACGGGCCCACCGGCACCTACCGCGACCGCCACGGGCCGCTCGGCTGGTGA
- a CDS encoding helix-turn-helix domain-containing protein: protein MATTLGLARTPHNGSVVSTTGGPTLASPRAGGSICGVDDLAACLRAWRQQADPALVGAPPGAPRRTRGLRREEVAARAGISVNYLVRLEQGRAQSPSASVVAALSRALDLSGEETEHLHRLTGLAVPTARRASREVTPSLQRLVDRFADTPLIVVDAAWTIVAGNPLAAVFLGTDPVGENAACRQFLGPPLVERTAEADDAFERDLVGELHRQAVRHPDDQAVRDVVTRLRALSPRFAALWEQRPAAVHASSRKTFTHPRVGRVTVDCDVLEARGTDLRVVVWTARPGTPDAEAMTLLRGLVRAPSHA from the coding sequence ATGGCGACCACGCTGGGCCTCGCCCGGACCCCGCACAACGGGTCGGTCGTGAGTACCACCGGCGGTCCCACCCTCGCGTCGCCGCGCGCCGGTGGCAGCATCTGCGGTGTGGACGACCTCGCCGCCTGCCTGCGCGCGTGGCGGCAGCAGGCCGACCCGGCGCTCGTCGGGGCCCCGCCCGGCGCGCCGCGCCGCACGCGGGGGCTGCGGCGCGAGGAGGTCGCCGCCCGGGCGGGGATCTCCGTCAACTACCTCGTGCGCCTGGAGCAGGGCCGGGCGCAGTCACCGTCGGCGTCCGTCGTCGCCGCGCTGTCGCGGGCGCTCGACCTCTCCGGTGAGGAGACCGAGCACCTGCACCGCCTCACCGGTCTCGCCGTGCCGACGGCGCGGCGGGCCAGCCGGGAGGTCACCCCGTCGCTGCAGCGGCTCGTCGACCGCTTCGCCGACACGCCGCTCATCGTCGTCGACGCCGCGTGGACGATCGTCGCGGGCAACCCGTTGGCCGCCGTCTTCCTCGGCACCGACCCGGTCGGGGAGAACGCGGCCTGCCGCCAGTTCCTCGGTCCACCGCTGGTCGAGCGGACGGCCGAGGCCGACGACGCCTTCGAGCGCGACCTCGTCGGCGAGCTGCACCGGCAGGCCGTCCGCCACCCCGACGACCAGGCCGTCCGTGACGTCGTCACCCGGCTGCGGGCGCTGTCCCCCCGCTTCGCGGCCCTGTGGGAGCAGCGGCCCGCCGCCGTGCACGCCTCCTCCCGGAAGACGTTCACGCACCCCCGCGTCGGCAGGGTCACGGTGGACTGCGACGTGCTCGAGGCCCGCGGCACCGACCTCCGCGTCGTCGTCTGGACCGCCCGCCCCGGGACGCCGGACGCCGAGGCCATGACGCTCCTGCGCGGCCTCGTCCGTGCGCCCTCGCACGCCTGA
- a CDS encoding PIG-L family deacetylase has product MTAVTHEPLRLLLVHAHPDDETLTMGATTAAALDRGHRVVLVTCTRGEEGEVIGEAHAHRTSDRDDTLADERERELAAALRALAGDTAGRVVHHWLDALPGDGTRPWPRYRDSGMAILPGGRAGVPDDVRADAFAVADLDEAAGRLAGLVRTERPHLVVTYDEDGGYGHPDHVMAHRVALRAVELAGEEWRTPLVLAAAGDVEELRRWLRDLADPRAWDPDGPLPHVYVEPGRVDAVVEAGRWLPRKAAALRALPTQVTVEEADGPAARFVLSNDVPQPLGGTERYRVLRRDERAAAVPRPAAGDPLAPLAALAHRA; this is encoded by the coding sequence GTGACCGCCGTGACCCACGAGCCGCTGCGCCTGCTGCTCGTCCACGCCCACCCCGACGACGAGACCCTCACGATGGGCGCGACCACCGCCGCGGCGCTGGACCGCGGGCACCGGGTCGTCCTCGTCACGTGCACGCGCGGGGAGGAGGGCGAGGTCATCGGCGAGGCGCACGCGCACCGCACGAGCGACCGCGACGACACGCTCGCCGACGAGCGCGAGCGCGAGCTCGCGGCGGCGCTGCGGGCCCTCGCGGGCGACACGGCGGGGCGCGTCGTGCACCACTGGCTCGACGCCCTGCCCGGCGACGGCACCCGCCCGTGGCCGCGGTACCGCGACTCCGGCATGGCGATCCTGCCGGGCGGGCGAGCCGGGGTGCCCGACGACGTCCGCGCCGACGCGTTCGCCGTCGCCGACCTCGACGAGGCCGCGGGCCGGCTCGCGGGACTCGTGCGCACCGAGCGCCCCCACCTCGTGGTCACCTACGACGAGGACGGCGGGTACGGCCACCCCGACCACGTCATGGCCCACCGGGTGGCGCTGCGGGCGGTGGAGCTCGCGGGCGAGGAGTGGCGCACCCCGCTCGTGCTCGCCGCCGCGGGCGACGTCGAGGAGCTGCGCCGCTGGCTGCGCGACCTCGCGGACCCGCGCGCGTGGGACCCCGACGGCCCGCTGCCGCACGTGTACGTCGAGCCCGGCCGCGTCGACGCGGTCGTCGAGGCCGGGCGGTGGCTGCCGCGCAAGGCGGCGGCGCTGCGGGCGCTGCCGACCCAGGTCACGGTCGAGGAGGCCGACGGCCCCGCGGCCCGCTTCGTCCTGTCCAACGACGTGCCGCAGCCGCTCGGCGGGACCGAGCGCTACCGCGTGCTGCGCCGCGACGAGCGGGCCGCCGCGGTGCCTCGACCGGCGGCCGGCGACCCGCTCGCGCCGCTGGCCGCGCTCGCTCACCGCGCGTGA
- a CDS encoding AAA family ATPase has product MTSPAPAARRSTADVGVARERIRQRRLLRVALWLSPLLAWFTWRAVTGAPPFPALPAVDPLYLIVGVFFVVLILVMVGTQVVARRSPHVTYRPEQIDVDLDDVKGLGPVREEVSRTLDLFLAGRSFRDELGGTPRRGVLFEGPPGTGKTYTAKAMAKEAGVPFLFVSATSFQSMYYGATAGKIRSYFAALRKAARAEGGAIGFIEEIDAIATVRGGMSATAAPDGLAPATGPLCCGGLTGLPGAPAGAVSARSGASGGTVVQPAGMTSEGVGGVVNELLVQMQSFDTPTGAQRLLTRLVDALNLLLPEHRQLPRPRTTAPDILLVAATNRADNLDPALLRPGRFDRRLTFDAPDKAGRREIVDFYLARKAHAAELDDPERRDALCGVTQGYTPVMIENLLDEALVNALKRGQRAMTWRDVEQARLLVEVGLGHPVGYTDHEQRLIATHEAGHATVAWLVAPQRRLEILTIVKRASALGLLAHGDRDDVYTRSRTELEGLVQIAMGGQVAEELFFDDVSTGPGGDLAYATDVAAQMVGAAGMGDSLVSLAGAGGGPFSGSLTSRVLGDRDGREAVERLLHAQKARARGLLAANRHLVAALRDALLARHELVGHEITDVLEAAAAAHGARPRPAVVDLREGAATVS; this is encoded by the coding sequence GTGACCAGCCCCGCACCCGCCGCGCGCCGCTCCACCGCCGACGTGGGCGTCGCGCGGGAGCGCATCCGCCAGCGCCGCCTGCTGCGCGTCGCCCTGTGGCTGTCGCCTCTGCTCGCGTGGTTCACCTGGCGCGCGGTCACCGGCGCGCCGCCGTTCCCGGCCCTGCCCGCGGTCGACCCGCTCTACCTCATCGTCGGGGTGTTCTTCGTCGTCCTCATCCTCGTCATGGTCGGCACGCAGGTGGTCGCGCGCCGCAGCCCCCACGTCACGTACCGGCCCGAGCAGATCGACGTCGACCTCGACGACGTCAAGGGCCTCGGTCCGGTGCGCGAGGAGGTGTCGCGCACCCTCGACCTGTTCCTCGCGGGCCGGTCGTTCCGCGACGAGCTCGGCGGCACGCCCCGGCGCGGCGTGCTCTTCGAGGGCCCGCCCGGCACCGGCAAGACGTACACCGCGAAGGCGATGGCGAAGGAGGCCGGCGTGCCGTTCCTCTTCGTGTCCGCCACGAGCTTCCAGTCCATGTACTACGGCGCCACCGCGGGCAAGATCCGCTCGTACTTCGCCGCGCTGCGCAAGGCCGCCCGCGCGGAGGGCGGCGCGATCGGATTCATCGAGGAGATCGACGCGATCGCGACGGTCCGCGGCGGCATGAGCGCGACCGCGGCGCCCGACGGGCTGGCGCCCGCCACCGGCCCCCTGTGCTGCGGCGGGCTCACTGGCCTGCCCGGCGCGCCCGCCGGCGCCGTGTCCGCCCGCTCCGGCGCGAGTGGCGGCACCGTCGTGCAGCCCGCGGGCATGACGAGCGAGGGCGTCGGCGGCGTCGTCAACGAGCTGCTCGTGCAGATGCAGTCCTTCGACACGCCCACCGGCGCGCAGCGGCTCCTCACGCGCCTCGTCGACGCGCTCAACCTGCTGCTGCCCGAGCACCGGCAGCTGCCCCGGCCGCGGACGACGGCGCCCGACATCCTCCTCGTCGCCGCCACGAACCGCGCCGACAACCTCGACCCGGCGCTGCTGCGCCCCGGCCGCTTCGACCGGCGGCTCACCTTCGACGCCCCGGACAAGGCCGGTCGGCGCGAGATCGTCGACTTCTACCTCGCCCGCAAGGCGCACGCCGCCGAGCTCGACGACCCCGAGCGCCGAGACGCGCTGTGCGGCGTCACGCAGGGCTACACGCCGGTCATGATCGAGAACCTGCTCGACGAGGCGCTCGTCAACGCGCTCAAGCGCGGGCAGCGGGCGATGACGTGGCGCGACGTCGAGCAGGCGCGCCTGCTCGTGGAGGTCGGGCTCGGCCACCCCGTCGGCTACACCGACCACGAGCAGCGGCTCATCGCGACGCACGAGGCGGGGCACGCGACCGTGGCGTGGCTCGTCGCGCCGCAGCGGCGCCTGGAGATCCTCACGATCGTCAAGCGCGCCTCCGCCCTCGGCCTGCTCGCCCACGGCGACCGCGACGACGTCTACACCCGCTCCCGCACCGAGCTCGAGGGCCTCGTGCAGATCGCGATGGGAGGCCAGGTCGCGGAGGAGCTGTTCTTCGACGACGTGTCCACCGGTCCCGGCGGCGACCTCGCCTACGCCACGGACGTCGCGGCGCAGATGGTCGGGGCGGCCGGCATGGGCGACAGCCTCGTCTCGCTCGCCGGGGCCGGCGGCGGGCCGTTCTCCGGCTCGCTCACCTCCCGCGTGCTCGGCGACCGCGACGGACGCGAGGCCGTCGAGCGCCTGCTGCACGCGCAGAAGGCCCGGGCACGCGGACTGCTGGCCGCCAACCGGCACCTGGTCGCCGCGCTGCGCGACGCGCTGCTCGCGCGGCACGAGCTCGTCGGGCACGAGATCACCGACGTGCTCGAGGCCGCGGCCGCCGCCCACGGCGCCCGGCCCCGTCCCGCGGTCGTCGACCTGCGCGAGGGGGCAGCGACGGTGTCGTGA
- a CDS encoding flavin reductase family protein, with protein sequence MSGPDVPGAPAPPEEFRAAVARWATGVTVVTARGRHPHAMTANSVASVSLDPPTLLVCLEVDSRVHDAVLDDGRFGVSVLAHDQQAVAAWLATRGRPLLGQLERVAHGPGPVLGVPLVEGALATFECAVAAAHPAGDHTVVLGEVRGVGGGAPAAEPLVWFASAYRSLADPSRPTRPERPERPEQQGRALPDR encoded by the coding sequence GTGAGCGGCCCCGACGTCCCGGGCGCGCCCGCGCCGCCGGAGGAGTTCCGCGCCGCGGTCGCGCGGTGGGCGACCGGGGTGACGGTCGTGACCGCGCGCGGGCGGCACCCGCACGCCATGACGGCGAACTCGGTGGCCTCGGTGAGCCTCGACCCGCCGACGCTGCTGGTGTGCCTCGAGGTCGACAGCCGCGTGCACGACGCCGTCCTCGACGACGGCCGCTTCGGGGTCAGCGTGCTCGCGCACGACCAGCAGGCCGTGGCGGCGTGGCTGGCGACCCGGGGGCGACCGCTGCTCGGCCAGCTCGAGCGCGTCGCGCACGGCCCGGGCCCGGTCCTCGGCGTGCCGCTGGTCGAGGGGGCGCTCGCGACGTTCGAGTGCGCGGTGGCCGCCGCGCACCCCGCCGGGGACCACACGGTCGTGCTCGGCGAGGTCCGCGGGGTCGGGGGCGGGGCGCCGGCCGCGGAGCCGCTCGTGTGGTTCGCCAGCGCGTACCGGTCGCTGGCCGACCCGTCACGGCCGACGAGGCCGGAGCGACCGGAGCGGCCGGAGCAGCAGGGCCGGGCGTTACCGGATCGTTGA